In Microbacterium soli, a single window of DNA contains:
- the rpsD gene encoding 30S ribosomal protein S4 — MVTKSQDRRKVRLSRALGIPLTPKAARYLDKRPYAPGEHGRTKRKADSDYAVRLREKQRLREQYGIREKQLRIAFNEARRKDGLTGENLVELLEMRLDALVLRAGFARTTAQARQLVVHRHILVDGQLVDRPSFRVKPGQLIHVKAKSEGLEPFQVAAAGGHAEVLPPVPGYLEVELDKLQARLVRRPKRAEVPVTCEVQLVVEYYAAR; from the coding sequence GTGGTCACGAAGTCCCAGGACCGCCGCAAGGTCCGTCTCAGCCGTGCGCTGGGCATCCCGCTCACGCCGAAGGCCGCGCGCTACCTCGACAAGCGTCCCTACGCTCCCGGTGAGCACGGCCGCACCAAGCGCAAGGCCGACAGCGACTACGCCGTCCGTCTGCGCGAGAAGCAGCGTCTGCGCGAACAGTACGGCATCCGCGAGAAGCAGCTGCGCATCGCCTTCAACGAGGCCCGCCGCAAGGACGGCCTGACCGGTGAGAACCTGGTCGAGCTGCTCGAGATGCGCCTGGACGCCCTCGTGCTGCGCGCCGGTTTCGCCCGCACCACCGCGCAGGCCCGCCAGCTGGTCGTGCACCGTCACATCCTCGTCGACGGTCAGCTCGTCGACCGCCCGTCCTTCCGTGTGAAGCCGGGTCAGCTCATCCACGTCAAGGCCAAGTCCGAGGGCCTCGAGCCCTTCCAGGTCGCAGCCGCCGGCGGTCACGCCGAGGTCCTGCCCCCCGTTCCGGGCTACCTGGAGGTCGAGCTCGACAAGCTGCAGGCCCGCCTGGTCCGGCGTCCCAAGCGCGCCGAGGTCCCCGTGACCTGCGAGGTGCAGCTGGTCGTCGAGTACTACGCTGCTCGCTGA
- a CDS encoding replication-associated recombination protein A: MTSPASLLSGQTPLAVRMRPVALEEVAGQKHLLRAGSPIVALADPEASSPGAVSIILWGPPGTGKTTLAQAIARSSGRRFIELSAITAGVKDVREVMQEAVTQRDLYGQTTILFLDEIHRFTKAQQDALLPGVENGWVILIAATTENPSFSVISPLLSRSLLLTLQPLTDEDIGVLVDRAVTDARGLAGAVTVAADARSALIRLASGDARRALTGLEAAAAVAVSRDEGDAPVVVSDEDVAQAVDRALLRYDRQGDEHYDVISAFIKSIRGSDPDAAVHYLARMIEAGEDPRFIARRLVISASEDIGLADPQALVIATAAADAVAFIGMPEGRIPLAEATIYLATTAKSNAAYTAIDRAIGDVRAGGFGRVPVHLRDAHYAGAKRLGHGKGYRYPHDSDAGILAQQYLPDELVGRQYYQPKQLGAERDVSARLERIRRILGGG; this comes from the coding sequence ATGACCTCACCCGCCTCTCTGCTCTCCGGGCAGACCCCCCTGGCCGTGCGCATGCGGCCCGTGGCGCTCGAGGAGGTCGCGGGGCAGAAGCACCTGCTCCGAGCGGGATCGCCGATCGTGGCGCTGGCGGACCCCGAGGCGAGCTCGCCCGGCGCGGTCTCGATCATCCTGTGGGGCCCGCCGGGTACGGGGAAGACGACCCTGGCCCAGGCCATCGCCCGCTCATCCGGACGCCGCTTCATCGAGCTGTCCGCCATCACCGCCGGCGTCAAGGACGTGCGCGAGGTCATGCAGGAGGCGGTGACGCAGCGAGACCTGTACGGCCAGACGACGATCCTCTTCCTCGATGAGATCCACCGATTCACGAAGGCCCAGCAGGACGCCCTGCTGCCGGGGGTGGAGAACGGATGGGTGATCCTCATCGCCGCGACGACCGAGAACCCGTCGTTCTCGGTGATCTCGCCGCTGCTGTCGCGTTCGCTCCTGCTGACGCTGCAGCCGCTCACGGACGAGGACATCGGCGTGCTCGTCGATCGTGCGGTGACCGACGCGCGCGGCCTGGCGGGCGCCGTGACCGTCGCGGCGGACGCGCGCAGTGCGCTCATCCGCCTGGCATCGGGCGATGCGCGGCGCGCGCTGACGGGTCTGGAGGCGGCGGCGGCCGTGGCGGTGTCGCGAGACGAGGGCGATGCCCCCGTGGTCGTCTCCGACGAGGACGTCGCCCAGGCCGTCGACCGCGCCCTGCTCCGCTACGACCGTCAGGGTGATGAGCACTACGACGTCATCAGCGCGTTCATCAAGTCGATCCGCGGATCGGATCCGGATGCGGCCGTGCACTACCTGGCGCGGATGATAGAGGCGGGGGAGGATCCTCGCTTCATCGCGCGGCGCCTGGTCATCTCGGCCTCGGAGGACATCGGGCTCGCCGATCCGCAGGCTCTCGTCATCGCCACTGCGGCCGCGGATGCGGTGGCGTTCATCGGCATGCCGGAGGGGCGCATCCCCCTCGCGGAGGCGACGATCTACCTCGCGACCACAGCAAAGTCCAACGCCGCCTACACCGCCATCGATCGCGCCATCGGCGATGTGCGGGCGGGCGGGTTCGGACGGGTGCCCGTCCATCTGCGCGATGCGCATTACGCGGGTGCGAAGCGGCTCGGCCATGGCAAGGGCTACCGGTATCCGCACGACAGCGACGCCGGCATCCTCGCGCAGCAGTATCTTCCCGACGAGCTGGTCGGGAGGCAGTACTACCAGCCGAAGCAGCTCGGCGCGGAGCGCGACGTGTCGGCCAGGCTCGAGCGGATCAGACGCATCCTCGGCGGAGGATGA
- the ruvX gene encoding Holliday junction resolvase RuvX — protein sequence MIGFRRGVRLGVDVGKARVGIARVDTDGMLAVPVETVPRARSPIDRIAEIVQEWSPIELIVGLPVNLRGEETGSTTDARDFAAQLARRTRLPVRMIDERLSTVTAHAALRASGRSQKNSRSIVDQVAAVVLLQHAVDIEKNTGRPAGELIDLPEETVPDV from the coding sequence GTGATCGGATTCCGTCGCGGTGTGCGTCTCGGCGTCGACGTCGGGAAGGCTCGCGTCGGGATCGCCCGCGTCGACACCGATGGGATGCTCGCGGTGCCGGTGGAGACGGTGCCCCGTGCGAGGTCGCCGATCGACAGGATCGCCGAGATCGTGCAGGAATGGTCGCCGATCGAACTCATCGTCGGTCTGCCGGTGAACCTGCGCGGCGAGGAGACCGGATCCACGACGGATGCCCGCGACTTCGCCGCGCAGCTGGCGAGGAGAACCCGTCTGCCGGTGCGCATGATCGACGAGCGGCTGAGCACCGTCACCGCGCATGCCGCGCTGCGCGCCTCGGGAAGATCCCAGAAGAACTCTCGTAGCATCGTCGATCAGGTGGCCGCGGTCGTGCTCCTCCAGCACGCGGTGGACATCGAGAAGAACACCGGAAGACCCGCCGGTGAGTTGATCGACCTCCCCGAGGAGACGGTTCCCGATGTCTGA
- the alaS gene encoding alanine--tRNA ligase, with amino-acid sequence MRTAEIAQRYLDFFEKKDHLIVPSASLVSDDPSLLFTVAGMVPMIPYLTGVVPAPHPRIADLQKCIRTNDIEEVGRTARHGTFFQMLGNWSFGDYFKEGAIRYAWELLTTSESDGGLGFDERDLWVTVYETDDEAEAIWRDVIGLKPERIQRLGRADNYWNTGQPGPGGPDSEIFFDRGPSYGKDGGPAADDTRFLEIWNLVFMQDLIDNIRGKTEFDITGELPMKNIDTGMGLERVAFLKQGVENMYETDQVRPVLDRAVELSGRPYGAVHEDDVRFRVVADHVRSSLMLLSDGVRPSNEGRGYILRRLMRRTVRAMRLLGVDEPAFPELFLASKEAMKTAYPVLEKEWATLSASAAAEEETFRRTLAQGSTILDLALDETRKAGGSTLSGSEAFLLHDTYGFPIDLTMEVAEEAGLDVDRPAFDELMRAQRERAKADARSRKRQRADVSVYRDLRAAGETVFAGYTDLRTDSRILGIIVDGVPVQQATEGQVAEVILAETTLYAESGGQVADKGTIVGAGFELDVLDVQRPVPGLISHTVHVDSGGVAVDDRATTVVDAANRHAARQAHSATHLIHAALRDTLGKTATQAGSLNRAGYMRFDFTWSQPLSPETRSEIEDIANRAVDDALEVTTRVVSLDEAKEAGAMALFGEKYGDVVRMVDIGGPWSRELCGGTHVSTSSEIGLVSVVGESSVGSSNRRIEALVGQNAFRELAAERTIVSQLSAALKAPRDQLAARIEELQSHLKAAEKRIAQFEAKERAGRVPALADSAVHAGSYRVVATSLGEVGSADDVRTLALSVRERLGSEAAVVALGGVAAGRPVVVIATNDAARASGAKAGALVRLSAGVLGGGGGGKDDVAQGGGTDASALEAALEAVVTELTTA; translated from the coding sequence ATGAGAACTGCGGAGATCGCGCAGCGCTACCTCGACTTCTTCGAGAAGAAGGACCACCTGATCGTCCCCTCCGCCTCTCTGGTCAGCGACGACCCGTCACTGCTGTTCACGGTGGCGGGGATGGTCCCGATGATCCCGTACCTGACCGGCGTCGTCCCCGCCCCGCATCCTCGCATCGCGGATCTGCAGAAGTGCATCCGCACCAACGACATCGAGGAGGTCGGCCGCACGGCGCGCCACGGCACCTTCTTCCAGATGCTCGGCAACTGGTCGTTCGGCGACTACTTCAAGGAAGGCGCGATCCGCTACGCCTGGGAGCTGCTGACCACCTCCGAGTCCGACGGCGGACTGGGCTTCGACGAGAGGGACCTCTGGGTCACCGTCTACGAGACCGACGACGAGGCCGAGGCGATCTGGCGGGATGTCATCGGCCTGAAGCCCGAGCGCATCCAGCGTCTCGGACGCGCGGACAACTACTGGAACACCGGCCAGCCCGGCCCCGGCGGACCCGACTCGGAGATCTTCTTCGACCGCGGTCCGTCGTACGGGAAGGATGGTGGCCCCGCCGCCGACGACACGAGGTTCCTGGAGATCTGGAACCTGGTGTTCATGCAGGACCTCATCGACAACATCCGCGGCAAGACGGAGTTCGACATCACGGGCGAGCTGCCCATGAAGAACATCGACACCGGCATGGGGCTGGAACGCGTCGCCTTCCTCAAGCAGGGCGTCGAGAACATGTACGAGACCGACCAGGTGCGTCCTGTGCTGGACCGTGCCGTCGAGCTGTCCGGGCGCCCGTACGGCGCCGTGCACGAGGACGACGTGCGCTTCCGCGTCGTGGCCGATCATGTGCGCTCCTCGCTCATGCTGCTCTCCGACGGTGTGCGCCCCTCGAACGAGGGCCGCGGCTACATTCTGCGGCGGCTGATGCGACGCACAGTGCGAGCCATGCGCCTGCTGGGCGTGGACGAACCGGCTTTCCCCGAGCTTTTCCTGGCGTCCAAGGAGGCCATGAAGACCGCCTACCCGGTGCTGGAGAAGGAGTGGGCGACGCTTTCGGCGTCGGCCGCCGCCGAGGAGGAGACGTTCCGTCGCACGCTGGCGCAGGGCTCGACGATCCTCGATCTGGCGCTGGACGAGACCAGAAAGGCCGGTGGCTCCACACTCAGCGGCTCCGAGGCCTTCCTGCTGCACGACACCTACGGCTTCCCGATCGACCTCACGATGGAGGTCGCCGAGGAGGCGGGCCTGGACGTGGACCGTCCCGCCTTCGACGAGCTGATGCGTGCGCAGCGCGAGCGCGCCAAGGCCGATGCGCGCAGCCGAAAGCGCCAGCGCGCCGACGTCTCCGTGTATCGTGACCTCCGCGCGGCGGGGGAGACCGTCTTCGCGGGCTACACCGACCTGCGCACGGATTCCCGCATCCTCGGCATCATCGTCGACGGCGTCCCCGTCCAGCAGGCGACCGAAGGTCAGGTGGCGGAGGTCATCCTCGCCGAGACCACCCTGTACGCGGAGTCCGGCGGCCAGGTCGCCGACAAGGGCACCATCGTCGGTGCGGGCTTCGAGCTCGATGTGCTCGACGTGCAGCGCCCCGTCCCGGGGCTGATCAGCCACACCGTGCACGTGGACTCCGGTGGCGTGGCCGTCGACGACCGCGCCACCACCGTCGTGGACGCGGCCAACCGGCACGCGGCGCGCCAGGCGCATTCCGCCACACACCTCATCCACGCCGCACTCCGGGACACGCTCGGGAAGACGGCCACGCAGGCCGGTTCGCTCAACCGCGCCGGCTACATGCGCTTCGACTTCACCTGGTCGCAGCCGTTGTCTCCGGAGACCCGCTCGGAGATCGAGGACATCGCGAACCGAGCCGTCGACGACGCCCTCGAGGTCACCACGCGCGTCGTCTCGCTCGATGAGGCCAAGGAGGCCGGCGCGATGGCGCTCTTCGGGGAGAAGTACGGTGATGTCGTGCGCATGGTCGACATCGGCGGTCCATGGTCCCGTGAGCTGTGCGGAGGCACTCATGTCTCCACCAGTTCCGAGATCGGCCTGGTCAGCGTCGTCGGCGAGTCGTCGGTGGGCTCGTCGAATCGACGCATCGAGGCGTTGGTGGGTCAGAACGCGTTCCGCGAGCTGGCCGCGGAGCGCACGATCGTCTCACAGCTGTCGGCGGCGCTGAAGGCTCCGCGGGATCAGCTCGCAGCGCGCATCGAAGAACTGCAATCCCACTTGAAGGCCGCGGAGAAGCGCATCGCCCAGTTCGAGGCGAAGGAGCGCGCGGGCCGGGTTCCCGCGCTCGCGGACTCCGCCGTGCACGCGGGCTCGTACCGGGTCGTCGCCACCTCGCTGGGCGAGGTCGGCTCCGCCGACGACGTGCGCACTCTCGCGCTGAGCGTGCGGGAGCGGCTCGGATCCGAGGCGGCGGTCGTCGCCCTCGGCGGCGTCGCGGCGGGGCGTCCCGTCGTCGTCATCGCCACCAATGATGCGGCGCGTGCATCCGGGGCGAAGGCGGGCGCTCTCGTCCGACTCAGCGCCGGGGTGCTCGGCGGCGGCGGCGGCGGCAAGGACGACGTCGCCCAGGGCGGCGGCACCGATGCATCCGCCCTGGAGGCCGCGCTCGAGGCCGTGGTCACGGAGCTCACGACAGCGTGA
- the secF gene encoding protein translocase subunit SecF — MVSMNEFGNNLYSGKTSFPFVGKRRLWFIIAVLLVVGSVLVPLVRPIQFSIEFTGGSQFMVVSPASTDQNTATDAVRAVVPEAATRVVVVNDKDIRVQTDQMSPNQTQEVKAELAKAYQVPVDEVADSFIGPAWGENVTRQSLWGLAIFLALTFLILGIYFRTWKMSAASIIGLLDVLIITVGIYALAGFEISPAAVIGFLTILAYSLYDTTVVFDKVRENTTEDADQTSRTFGESVNLAVNQTLVRSINTSIVAALPVGAILFIGALWFGAETLSSISLSIFVGILVATYSTLFVSAPLYAAFRQGEEEIIAHDKKVLKARERAAVSA; from the coding sequence ATGGTTTCCATGAACGAATTCGGCAACAACCTCTACTCCGGGAAGACGTCCTTCCCGTTCGTCGGCAAGCGCCGGCTGTGGTTCATCATCGCGGTCCTTCTGGTGGTGGGATCGGTACTGGTGCCGCTGGTGCGCCCCATCCAGTTCTCCATCGAGTTCACCGGCGGCTCCCAGTTCATGGTCGTCTCGCCGGCCTCGACGGACCAGAACACCGCCACGGATGCCGTCCGTGCTGTGGTTCCCGAGGCTGCGACCCGTGTCGTGGTCGTCAACGACAAGGACATCCGCGTTCAGACCGACCAGATGTCGCCGAACCAGACCCAGGAGGTCAAGGCCGAGCTGGCGAAGGCCTACCAGGTGCCGGTGGATGAGGTGGCCGACTCGTTCATCGGTCCGGCCTGGGGAGAGAACGTCACGCGCCAGTCGCTGTGGGGCCTGGCGATCTTCCTCGCGCTGACCTTCCTCATCCTCGGCATCTACTTCCGCACCTGGAAGATGTCGGCGGCATCGATCATCGGTCTGCTGGACGTGCTGATCATCACCGTGGGCATCTATGCGCTGGCCGGCTTCGAGATCTCTCCGGCGGCGGTGATCGGGTTCCTGACCATCCTCGCGTATTCGCTCTACGACACGACCGTCGTGTTCGACAAAGTGCGCGAGAACACCACGGAGGACGCCGATCAGACCAGTCGGACCTTCGGGGAGTCGGTGAACCTCGCGGTCAACCAGACTCTGGTGCGCTCCATCAACACATCCATCGTGGCGGCGCTGCCGGTCGGCGCGATCCTGTTCATCGGCGCGCTGTGGTTCGGCGCGGAGACGCTGTCCTCGATCTCGCTGTCGATCTTCGTCGGCATCCTCGTCGCGACGTACTCCACGCTCTTCGTCTCCGCGCCGCTGTACGCGGCATTCCGGCAGGGGGAAGAGGAGATCATCGCGCACGACAAGAAGGTGCTCAAGGCGCGCGAGCGCGCCGCCGTCTCGGCGTGA
- a CDS encoding bifunctional (p)ppGpp synthetase/guanosine-3',5'-bis(diphosphate) 3'-pyrophosphohydrolase, protein MADSQVASQGSSLRRLVPRIFSRAPRVNDLDNLIRTVRANHPRGDLPVIEHAYRIAREKHEGQFRQSGEPYITHPLAVAQILADLGLGPRAVAAALLHDTVEDTGYALTELTEEFGDEVAMLVDGVTKLDKVKYGESAQAETVRKMIVAMSKDIRVLLIKLADRLHNARTWGFVPPEKAARKAKETLEIYAPLANRLGIQTIKSELEDLSFAVLHPKIYAEISSLIAQRTPQREKYLQQVIEAIDLDLHELRIRGKVFGRPKQLYSVYQKMVVRGREFDDIYDLIGIRVLVNSVRDCYAVLGAIHARWTPLPGRFKDYIATPKFNLYQSLHTTVIGPSGRTVEIQIRTHEMHQQAEFGVAAHWMYKERMNGGKVDTRKTDADMAWLAHISDWQAETADPSEFLDSLRFEIGAKEVYVFTPKGRVIGLPSGATPVDFAYAVHTEIGHRTMGAKVNGRLVPLESELRSGDVVEVFTSKNPDAGPSQDWLSFVKSTRARNKIRGWFTKERREEAIEQGKESIARAMRKQNLPLQRLMSQGSVAEVARQLRYEDVSALYAAVGEGHVSTQSVIEKVTALVAAEPDTSTGAIRLPAHASTREARASDSGILVRGAADILVKLARCCTPVPGDDIVGFVTRGSGVSVHRADCVNVKALGGDSERFVEVEWAPTTKSVFRVQIQVEALDRSGLLSDVTRVLSEHHVNILSATVTTTDERLALSRFVFEMGDSVHLDRILNAVRRIDAVYDVYRVTSS, encoded by the coding sequence ATGGCGGATTCGCAGGTCGCATCGCAGGGTTCTAGCCTGCGCAGGCTGGTGCCGCGCATCTTCTCGCGCGCACCGCGTGTCAACGACCTCGACAACCTGATCCGCACCGTCAGGGCGAATCACCCCCGCGGCGATCTCCCCGTGATCGAGCATGCCTACCGCATCGCGCGGGAGAAGCACGAGGGGCAATTCCGGCAGAGCGGCGAGCCGTACATCACGCACCCGCTGGCGGTCGCCCAGATCCTCGCAGACCTCGGGCTCGGCCCGCGGGCCGTCGCGGCGGCGCTCCTGCACGACACAGTGGAGGACACCGGGTATGCGCTGACGGAACTGACCGAGGAGTTCGGCGATGAGGTCGCGATGCTCGTCGACGGCGTCACCAAGCTCGACAAGGTCAAGTACGGCGAGAGCGCCCAGGCCGAGACCGTCCGCAAGATGATCGTCGCGATGTCCAAGGACATCCGGGTGCTGCTGATCAAGCTCGCCGACCGGCTGCACAACGCCCGCACCTGGGGATTCGTCCCGCCGGAGAAGGCCGCGCGCAAGGCCAAGGAGACGTTGGAGATCTACGCGCCGCTGGCGAACCGACTCGGCATCCAGACCATCAAGTCCGAGCTCGAGGATCTGTCCTTCGCCGTGCTGCACCCGAAGATCTATGCCGAGATCAGCAGCCTCATCGCCCAGCGCACCCCGCAGCGGGAGAAGTACCTGCAGCAGGTGATCGAGGCCATCGATCTGGACCTGCACGAGCTCCGCATCCGCGGCAAGGTGTTCGGCCGTCCCAAGCAGCTCTACTCCGTGTACCAGAAGATGGTCGTGCGGGGCCGCGAGTTCGACGACATCTACGACCTCATCGGCATCCGCGTGCTGGTGAACTCCGTGCGCGACTGCTACGCGGTCCTCGGTGCCATCCACGCCCGCTGGACGCCACTCCCCGGACGATTCAAGGACTACATCGCCACGCCCAAGTTCAACCTCTACCAGTCGCTGCACACGACGGTGATCGGGCCGTCCGGCCGAACGGTGGAGATCCAGATCCGCACGCACGAGATGCACCAGCAGGCGGAGTTCGGCGTCGCCGCGCACTGGATGTACAAGGAGCGGATGAACGGCGGCAAGGTCGACACCCGCAAGACGGATGCCGACATGGCCTGGCTCGCGCACATCTCCGACTGGCAGGCCGAGACCGCCGATCCCAGCGAGTTCCTCGACTCGCTGCGTTTCGAGATCGGCGCCAAGGAGGTCTACGTCTTCACCCCGAAGGGACGCGTGATCGGGTTGCCCTCCGGGGCGACGCCGGTCGACTTCGCCTACGCCGTGCACACCGAGATCGGGCATCGCACCATGGGGGCGAAGGTCAACGGTCGACTCGTGCCCCTGGAGTCGGAGCTGCGCAGCGGCGACGTGGTCGAGGTGTTCACGTCGAAGAACCCCGACGCCGGACCCAGCCAGGACTGGCTGAGCTTCGTGAAGAGCACACGGGCGCGCAACAAGATCCGCGGCTGGTTCACGAAGGAGCGGCGCGAGGAGGCCATCGAACAGGGCAAGGAGTCCATCGCCCGCGCCATGCGGAAGCAGAACCTGCCGCTGCAGAGGCTCATGAGCCAGGGCTCGGTCGCAGAGGTCGCACGACAGCTGCGCTATGAGGACGTGTCGGCGCTGTACGCGGCGGTGGGCGAGGGGCACGTCTCCACGCAGTCCGTCATCGAGAAGGTCACCGCGCTCGTCGCAGCCGAACCGGACACCAGCACGGGGGCGATCCGCCTTCCCGCGCACGCGTCGACCCGGGAGGCTCGGGCATCGGACTCGGGCATCCTCGTGCGCGGTGCCGCCGACATCCTCGTCAAGCTCGCCCGCTGCTGCACCCCTGTGCCGGGCGACGACATCGTCGGCTTCGTGACACGGGGGAGCGGTGTCTCCGTGCATCGCGCGGACTGCGTCAACGTCAAGGCCCTCGGCGGCGACTCCGAGCGCTTTGTCGAGGTCGAGTGGGCGCCGACCACCAAGAGCGTGTTCCGCGTGCAGATCCAGGTCGAGGCGCTGGACCGCTCCGGCCTGCTGTCCGATGTCACGCGGGTGCTCAGCGAGCATCACGTGAACATCCTGTCGGCGACCGTCACCACGACGGACGAGCGGCTGGCGCTGAGCCGGTTCGTCTTCGAGATGGGCGACTCCGTGCATCTGGACCGGATCCTCAACGCGGTTCGTCGGATCGACGCCGTCTACGATGTCTACCGGGTGACCTCCTCCTGA
- a CDS encoding DUF349 domain-containing protein: MPRVSAVPAVAPVVPTPLVSDASEWGRVTEDGTVEVREGDAWRPVGQYPDGTHEEALAYYARKFDELAVKLGTLETRAQSGGSAASDLTKQARSLLTEVTDAAAVGDLAGLRDRLGVLIDSLAEATAQEAAAAKEALDAAIAERTTIAERAEAIAARDLTKVQWKQVTAEMTELFDAWQEHQRTGPRLPKGIAQQLWKRFREARSTVDRARRAFFSELDEVHRAARDAKSRLVERAEALAPRGVDGIPAYRGLLDEWKAAGRAGRKADDALWARFKAAGDALYAARAEQAAADEADSAPRIAAREALLEEAKAVADEPDLKRARSLLTRIQRQWDEVGRIFPRDRERALDDRMRTIEQALKTREDVDWKQNNPETKARVGDMSSQLLDAIAKLEAELAAAEASGDAKAVKEATEALAARRSWLNALRG; this comes from the coding sequence ATGCCGCGGGTGAGTGCGGTTCCCGCCGTCGCCCCGGTGGTTCCCACTCCTCTCGTGTCGGACGCGTCCGAATGGGGTCGCGTCACCGAGGACGGCACCGTCGAAGTTCGCGAAGGGGATGCCTGGCGCCCCGTCGGGCAGTATCCGGACGGGACCCACGAGGAGGCGCTGGCGTACTACGCCCGCAAGTTCGACGAGCTGGCCGTCAAGCTGGGCACGCTCGAGACGCGCGCGCAGAGTGGCGGCAGCGCCGCGTCCGATCTCACCAAGCAGGCCAGGAGTCTGCTGACCGAGGTGACCGATGCCGCCGCAGTGGGCGATCTCGCAGGACTCCGCGACCGCCTCGGTGTGCTCATCGATTCGCTCGCCGAGGCGACCGCTCAGGAGGCGGCGGCCGCCAAGGAGGCGCTCGATGCCGCGATCGCCGAGCGCACCACCATAGCCGAGCGCGCCGAGGCCATCGCCGCACGCGACCTCACGAAGGTGCAGTGGAAGCAGGTCACTGCCGAGATGACCGAGCTGTTCGACGCCTGGCAGGAGCACCAGCGCACTGGTCCCCGGCTTCCCAAGGGCATCGCCCAGCAGCTGTGGAAGAGGTTCCGTGAGGCCCGTTCGACCGTCGACAGAGCCCGCCGCGCGTTCTTCTCCGAGCTCGACGAGGTGCATCGCGCGGCTCGCGACGCGAAGTCCCGGCTCGTCGAGCGCGCCGAGGCACTGGCGCCGCGTGGCGTCGACGGGATCCCGGCGTACCGGGGTCTGCTGGACGAGTGGAAGGCGGCAGGACGCGCCGGCCGCAAGGCCGACGACGCGCTGTGGGCGAGGTTCAAGGCCGCCGGCGACGCGCTGTACGCCGCCCGTGCCGAGCAGGCCGCGGCGGACGAGGCGGATTCGGCGCCGAGGATCGCCGCGCGCGAGGCGCTTCTGGAGGAAGCCAAGGCCGTCGCGGATGAACCCGACCTCAAGCGCGCTCGCTCTCTGCTCACGCGCATCCAGCGGCAGTGGGACGAAGTCGGCCGCATCTTCCCCCGGGATCGCGAACGCGCTCTGGACGACCGGATGCGCACGATCGAGCAGGCGTTGAAGACCCGTGAGGACGTCGACTGGAAGCAGAACAACCCCGAGACCAAGGCCCGTGTCGGCGACATGAGCTCGCAGCTCCTCGACGCGATCGCCAAGCTCGAGGCCGAACTGGCCGCCGCCGAGGCGTCCGGTGATGCGAAGGCCGTCAAGGAGGCCACGGAGGCTCTCGCCGCACGCCGTTCCTGGCTGAACGCGCTGCGAGGCTGA